One Campylobacter concisus DNA segment encodes these proteins:
- a CDS encoding OmpA family protein, with the protein MKKVVLASVAVATLLLSGCSSKNPEVDMNSNSNQSADNSGSMSDADRLAALIANIESQVKSVYFDFDKFNIKADQQGVVSSNASVFNQADAQALSIKVEGNCDEWGTDEYNYALGLKRAKSAKDALVRNGVSADRIAVVSFGESNPVCTDKTKACDAQNRRADFKVLP; encoded by the coding sequence ATGAAAAAAGTAGTTCTAGCAAGTGTTGCAGTTGCAACTTTATTGTTGAGCGGTTGTAGCTCAAAAAACCCTGAAGTTGATATGAATTCAAATTCAAATCAATCTGCAGACAATTCAGGTAGCATGAGCGATGCCGATAGATTAGCAGCTCTTATTGCTAACATCGAGAGTCAAGTTAAAAGTGTATACTTTGACTTTGATAAATTTAATATCAAAGCTGATCAACAAGGTGTTGTTAGCTCAAATGCATCAGTATTCAACCAAGCTGACGCTCAAGCTCTTTCTATAAAAGTAGAAGGTAACTGCGATGAGTGGGGTACAGATGAGTATAACTATGCTCTTGGTTTAAAACGTGCTAAAAGTGCTAAAGATGCTCTTGTAAGAAATGGCGTTAGTGCTGATAGAATCGCTGTAGTTAGTTTTGGAGAAAGCAATCCAGTTTGTACAGACAAAACAAAAGCTTGCGATGCTCAAAATAGACGTGCAGATTTCAAAGTACTTCCATAA
- the recO gene encoding recombination protein RecO — MQGYILRVQKVRDEDLLVFVLTPNLLVKSYRFFGARHSNIMTGYKIDFELEQEAKFLPKLRSILHLGFKWLLERDKLIIWQQFMRLLYDHLKEVEQLDEIYFNEIDRCAKQMQLQNPKRLIIESYVKILEYEGRLHSELECFICDEEIESELCLTRGFLPSHKHCLDRSEFDASKIKNLFDTKSTIELNDDEINRLYKILLDGL; from the coding sequence ATGCAAGGCTATATCCTGCGCGTGCAAAAGGTCAGAGACGAGGACCTTTTAGTCTTTGTGCTAACGCCAAATTTGCTCGTAAAGTCATATAGATTTTTTGGCGCACGCCACTCAAATATCATGACCGGCTACAAGATCGACTTTGAGCTAGAGCAAGAGGCAAAATTTCTACCAAAGCTTAGAAGCATACTTCATCTTGGCTTTAAATGGCTGTTAGAGCGAGACAAGCTCATCATTTGGCAGCAGTTCATGCGCCTACTTTATGATCATCTAAAAGAGGTCGAGCAGCTCGATGAAATTTATTTTAATGAGATTGATCGCTGCGCCAAACAGATGCAGCTACAAAATCCAAAACGCCTTATCATCGAAAGCTACGTTAAAATTTTAGAGTATGAAGGTAGGCTTCACAGCGAGCTTGAGTGTTTCATCTGCGACGAGGAGATAGAGAGTGAGCTTTGCTTAACTCGTGGTTTTTTACCCTCTCACAAGCACTGCCTTGATAGGAGCGAATTTGACGCTAGCAAGATCAAAAATTTATTTGATACAAAAAGCACGATCGAGCTAAATGACGATGAGATAAACCGACTTTATAAAATTTTACTTGACGGACTTTAA
- a CDS encoding tRNA dihydrouridine synthase, with the protein MIDFSKKPLFLAPLAGFSDLPLRSVVKKFGCDVTVSEMISANALVYESSDKTLEMIKKSPNEEPYVVQIAGNDTENIKKAVQIINKFNGIYGLDLNCGCPVPKVVRQGAGSALLNDLDKLQSIISAIKSVSNKESLSVKFRLGFNDKNEKKIAKACEEAGADYIAVHGRTRAGGYSAKVDYEAIARVKASVKIPVIANGDINAQNADEILNLTKCDALMIGRASIGNPWIFHEIKTKTSVDKALKQKIILVHFDAMIEHYGEHGLCIFRKHLHQYSKGIDGATTFRNDINFIKDATAMRERIKEFFA; encoded by the coding sequence ATGATAGACTTTAGCAAAAAACCACTTTTCTTAGCACCTCTTGCTGGCTTTTCTGACTTGCCACTAAGAAGCGTAGTTAAGAAATTTGGCTGTGATGTCACTGTTAGTGAAATGATCAGCGCAAATGCTCTAGTATATGAGAGTAGTGACAAAACTCTTGAAATGATTAAAAAATCCCCAAACGAAGAGCCTTACGTCGTTCAAATAGCTGGTAATGACACAGAAAATATAAAAAAAGCTGTGCAAATCATCAATAAATTTAATGGAATTTATGGGCTCGATCTAAACTGCGGCTGCCCTGTGCCAAAGGTCGTTAGACAAGGTGCGGGTTCTGCTTTACTAAACGATCTTGACAAGCTTCAAAGCATCATCTCAGCCATAAAAAGTGTCTCAAACAAAGAGAGCCTAAGCGTTAAATTTAGACTTGGCTTTAACGACAAAAACGAAAAAAAGATAGCAAAAGCCTGCGAAGAAGCCGGCGCAGACTATATCGCAGTACATGGGCGTACCAGAGCTGGCGGATACAGCGCAAAGGTTGATTACGAAGCGATCGCTAGGGTAAAGGCAAGCGTGAAAATCCCAGTCATCGCAAATGGCGATATCAACGCACAAAATGCAGATGAAATTTTAAACCTCACAAAGTGCGACGCCCTAATGATCGGTAGAGCAAGCATTGGTAATCCTTGGATATTTCACGAGATAAAGACCAAAACTAGCGTAGATAAGGCGCTAAAACAAAAGATCATCCTAGTTCACTTTGATGCGATGATCGAGCACTACGGAGAGCATGGACTTTGCATATTTAGAAAGCATTTGCATCAGTACAGCAAGGGCATCGACGGTGCAACAACCTTTAGAAACGATATAAATTTCATCAAAGACGCGACAGCGATGAGAGAGCGTATAAAGGAGTTTTTTGCCTAG
- the fabD gene encoding ACP S-malonyltransferase, which produces MKKIAFVFAGQGSQSIGMGKDFYENFSTAKLLLNDACNDTGIDYKELLFTQNDKLDKTEFTQPAIVLNSLMTYLAFSNFIKEKPEFSLGHSLGEFTALAISGAFNFIDAIRLVNLRGKFMQEACIGKDAGMMVVLGLSDEVVEEICKKAREEGLQIYAANYNCDGQIVVAGVRADLASYEAKFKEAGAKRAVLLNMSVASHCPILEPASVRLASELESTLATKFSPVVSNVNAKIYTDKSEALVLLKEQLIKPVCYKQSIKNYENDVDCFIELGATTLKGINKKITEKPTYSITDMASLEEVVKILEER; this is translated from the coding sequence ATGAAAAAAATTGCTTTTGTTTTTGCGGGCCAAGGCTCGCAAAGTATTGGTATGGGAAAAGACTTTTACGAAAATTTTTCTACTGCTAAACTACTTTTAAATGATGCTTGTAATGACACTGGCATTGATTACAAAGAGCTTTTATTTACACAAAACGATAAGTTGGATAAAACAGAATTTACTCAGCCAGCTATTGTTTTAAACTCGCTAATGACTTATTTGGCTTTTTCAAATTTTATTAAAGAAAAACCAGAATTTAGTCTTGGGCACTCACTTGGAGAATTTACTGCTCTTGCAATTAGTGGAGCATTTAATTTTATTGATGCGATTAGGCTTGTGAATTTACGTGGTAAATTTATGCAAGAAGCTTGTATTGGTAAAGATGCCGGCATGATGGTAGTTCTTGGACTTAGTGATGAAGTGGTTGAAGAAATTTGTAAAAAAGCAAGAGAAGAAGGTTTGCAAATTTATGCTGCAAACTACAACTGCGATGGACAAATCGTTGTCGCTGGCGTAAGAGCTGATCTTGCTAGCTATGAAGCAAAATTTAAAGAAGCTGGCGCAAAAAGAGCAGTGCTTTTAAATATGTCAGTAGCAAGCCATTGTCCGATACTTGAGCCAGCTAGTGTTAGGTTGGCAAGTGAGCTTGAGAGTACTTTGGCTACCAAATTTTCTCCAGTTGTCTCAAACGTAAATGCTAAAATTTATACCGATAAAAGTGAAGCACTAGTTCTGCTAAAAGAGCAGCTAATAAAACCAGTTTGCTATAAACAAAGCATTAAAAACTATGAAAACGATGTTGATTGTTTTATCGAGCTTGGCGCTACGACGCTAAAGGGCATCAATAAAAAAATTACTGAAAAGCCAACTTATAGTATTACTGATATGGCAAGTCTTGAAGAAGTTGTGAAAATTTTGGAGGAGAGATGA
- a CDS encoding tetratricopeptide repeat protein, whose amino-acid sequence MNKKIIVVALIGATISITSGQEISAFDAGNMDSANPYGLTDNEKVTLNNKRSVQNIEENMNNVLEQLQGLQSLIESMSARMNKLEQRINDIETKVNGGISDSGVSLTSLKAYVDETRDIQDKNYKNITAALNKLGAIMDKNAAQPKQNANPKQQSKPTSNFSGKSDKDILADGIKLLNSGNSTEAAEYFEYLNKKGYKTGATNYYLGEVAYSQKSYSTAIQYYKKSIQNEDKADYTPKLLYHTAISFDKIGDTQSANRFYKALKVGYPDSKEAKASPNRN is encoded by the coding sequence ATGAACAAAAAAATAATTGTAGTGGCTCTGATTGGAGCCACTATCTCCATTACCTCTGGCCAAGAGATTTCAGCTTTTGATGCAGGCAATATGGATAGTGCGAATCCATATGGTCTAACTGATAATGAAAAAGTTACCTTAAATAATAAGCGAAGCGTTCAAAATATTGAAGAGAATATGAATAATGTTTTAGAACAACTTCAAGGTTTGCAAAGCTTGATTGAGAGCATGAGTGCTAGAATGAATAAGCTTGAGCAAAGAATAAATGATATAGAGACGAAGGTAAATGGTGGCATAAGTGATTCTGGTGTAAGTTTGACATCATTGAAGGCTTATGTTGATGAAACTAGAGATATACAAGACAAAAACTACAAAAATATTACTGCTGCCTTAAATAAATTAGGTGCAATAATGGATAAAAATGCTGCTCAACCAAAGCAAAATGCAAATCCAAAACAACAAAGTAAGCCAACTTCAAATTTTAGTGGAAAAAGCGATAAAGATATTTTGGCTGATGGCATTAAGCTTCTAAATTCTGGCAATAGCACAGAAGCAGCTGAATATTTTGAATATTTAAATAAAAAAGGCTATAAAACTGGTGCAACAAATTATTATTTAGGTGAAGTTGCTTACAGTCAAAAATCATACAGTACAGCTATACAATACTATAAAAAAAGCATACAGAACGAAGATAAGGCTGACTATACACCAAAACTTCTATATCACACAGCTATAAGCTTTGATAAGATAGGTGACACGCAAAGTGCAAATAGATTTTATAAGGCTTTAAAAGTCGGTTATCCAGATAGTAAAGAAGCCAAAGCCTCTCCCAATAGAAACTAA
- a CDS encoding uroporphyrinogen III synthase HEM4: MKTRKFLVYCIIYIVVVAGLTYSLNSSDYTFELLGQTITLPIAIWVALPVAVLALLALLHIAYHGYAFYRYKKWIKKDSQLYKDLAKETLLGFESNKDFKTDTYKIASQLTRSISPVGELKDVGVDDAEINNILQTIKSIKNKEIVDLKKFRLAKDSKLNILNELNKIEQLPTYYLDILKNQDQNESLKKAAFDKLIKVASFSEIKRLNFELASEDIMLIITRFVNDEIDISSDEIFDLLNNAKVTKAQYDKAAIMLKNKLKPDAFIGIFEKLKSIHTDADEAYVYALFELQMLDKVREAIEGSDPDEFKEIKVLLFLRDNGKMVPSSLFFK; encoded by the coding sequence ATGAAAACTAGAAAATTTCTCGTCTACTGCATAATATACATAGTAGTTGTTGCAGGACTTACTTATTCTCTTAATAGTTCTGATTACACATTTGAGCTTTTAGGCCAAACTATAACTTTGCCAATTGCTATTTGGGTCGCTCTTCCAGTAGCTGTTTTAGCACTTCTTGCCCTACTTCATATCGCTTATCATGGATATGCTTTTTATAGATATAAAAAATGGATCAAAAAAGATAGCCAGCTTTATAAAGACTTAGCCAAAGAGACGCTTCTTGGCTTTGAGAGCAATAAAGACTTCAAAACCGACACTTACAAGATCGCCTCGCAGCTCACTCGCTCTATCTCACCAGTAGGCGAGCTTAAAGATGTCGGTGTAGATGATGCTGAGATAAACAATATCTTACAAACTATAAAAAGTATAAAAAATAAAGAGATTGTCGATCTAAAGAAATTTAGACTAGCAAAAGATAGCAAGTTGAATATCCTAAATGAGCTAAATAAGATCGAGCAACTACCTACTTACTATCTTGACATACTTAAAAATCAAGATCAAAATGAGAGCCTTAAAAAAGCTGCATTTGATAAACTTATAAAAGTAGCTTCTTTTAGCGAGATCAAAAGATTAAATTTTGAGCTAGCAAGTGAAGATATAATGCTTATTATTACCCGCTTTGTAAATGACGAGATCGATATAAGCAGTGATGAAATTTTTGATCTTTTAAACAACGCAAAAGTAACAAAAGCACAATACGACAAAGCAGCCATAATGCTTAAAAATAAGCTAAAACCAGATGCATTTATCGGCATCTTTGAGAAGCTAAAAAGCATCCATACTGATGCTGATGAGGCTTACGTATATGCGCTATTTGAGCTTCAGATGCTTGATAAAGTAAGAGAGGCTATCGAAGGTAGCGACCCAGATGAGTTTAAAGAGATAAAAGTCTTGCTGTTTTTACGAGATAACGGCAAAATGGTGCCTAGCTCGCTATTTTTTAAATGA
- a CDS encoding 23S rRNA (pseudouridine(1915)-N(3))-methyltransferase RlmH, producing the protein MEISVFSIQKSLRDNFENEIQEYIKMSAKFAKINDKVFFNEKIAKAQSTGKSEALRAYDEIYEPNLKGFCIMLDENGLQLDSQEFAQILNSNSQINFFIGGAYGLSQNLKNKAQKIVSLSKMTMAHKVAKLVLFEQIFRALCINANHPYHK; encoded by the coding sequence TTGGAAATTTCAGTTTTTAGCATTCAAAAATCATTACGTGACAACTTTGAAAACGAGATACAAGAATATATAAAAATGAGTGCAAAATTTGCCAAGATAAACGATAAAGTCTTTTTCAATGAAAAAATAGCAAAAGCTCAAAGTACTGGAAAAAGCGAAGCATTAAGAGCTTATGATGAAATTTACGAGCCAAATTTAAAAGGTTTTTGCATAATGCTTGATGAAAATGGTTTGCAACTTGACAGCCAAGAATTTGCACAAATTTTAAACTCAAATTCACAAATTAACTTTTTCATAGGTGGAGCTTATGGCCTTAGCCAAAATTTAAAGAATAAAGCACAAAAAATTGTAAGCTTAAGCAAGATGACGATGGCTCATAAGGTTGCCAAGCTTGTACTTTTTGAGCAAATTTTTAGAGCACTTTGCATAAATGCAAACCACCCATACCACAAATAA
- a CDS encoding 5'-methylthioadenosine/adenosylhomocysteine nucleosidase — MIAILGAMQEEITPILEMVGEYKTVQYANNKFYLANYKGKELVIAYSKIGKVNAAITATLMIEKFKASKLLFTGVAGSLDESLKIGDMLYATSLVQHDLDITAFGHPYGYVPGTSIFVKSDEGLNELAKKIADKKDMSLSAGIIATGDQFICDNEKKAWIKKIFNASATEMEGASVALVCETLGVPFFILRAISDGAGDAAEFDFDKFLQDSANVSAKFILEMVESL; from the coding sequence ATGATAGCGATACTAGGAGCCATGCAAGAGGAGATAACACCGATCCTTGAAATGGTTGGTGAATATAAAACTGTTCAATATGCAAATAATAAATTTTACTTAGCAAACTATAAAGGAAAAGAGCTAGTCATTGCCTATTCAAAGATAGGCAAGGTAAATGCAGCCATAACGGCAACTTTAATGATAGAAAAATTTAAGGCCTCAAAGTTGCTCTTTACTGGCGTAGCTGGCTCACTTGATGAGAGTTTAAAAATAGGCGATATGCTTTATGCTACTAGCTTAGTGCAACATGATCTTGATATCACGGCTTTTGGCCATCCTTATGGCTATGTACCAGGCACAAGTATATTTGTTAAAAGCGATGAAGGACTAAATGAACTGGCAAAAAAGATAGCTGATAAAAAAGATATGAGCTTAAGTGCTGGTATTATTGCGACCGGAGATCAGTTTATCTGCGATAATGAAAAGAAAGCTTGGATAAAAAAGATATTTAATGCGAGCGCTACCGAGATGGAAGGTGCTAGCGTTGCACTAGTTTGCGAAACACTTGGTGTGCCATTTTTTATACTAAGAGCTATCAGCGATGGAGCTGGTGATGCAGCAGAGTTTGACTTTGATAAATTTTTGCAAGATTCAGCAAATGTTAGTGCAAAATTTATACTTGAAATGGTAGAAAGCTTATGA
- a CDS encoding tRNA 2-thiocytidine biosynthesis TtcA family protein: MIELSKRLLRQVGQTNARYKMIEGGDKILLGLSGGKDSLALAHVLKHIQNVTPEKFEFKAVTLSYGMGEDYAYLTKHCNEHGIEHEVIDSSIFEISKEKIRKNSSFCSFFSRMRRGYLYTYALKHGFNKLAIAHHLDDAAESFFMNFTYNGALRTLAPKYTAKNGITVIRPFIFIRERQLRENAIKNELRVIGDEACPAMRFDVKMPHARYETKQLLATLEKENPKLFTSLKAAFENIHTDTFFALNSSSEE, translated from the coding sequence ATGATAGAGCTTAGTAAAAGGCTTCTTAGGCAAGTTGGTCAGACAAACGCCAGATACAAGATGATAGAGGGCGGAGATAAGATCTTGCTTGGTCTTAGCGGTGGTAAAGATAGCCTCGCACTAGCTCACGTACTAAAGCATATCCAAAACGTTACACCTGAGAAATTTGAGTTTAAAGCAGTAACACTAAGCTACGGCATGGGTGAGGACTACGCTTATCTTACGAAGCATTGCAATGAGCACGGAATAGAGCATGAAGTAATAGATAGCTCAATCTTTGAAATTTCAAAAGAGAAAATCCGTAAAAATTCTAGCTTTTGCAGTTTCTTTTCTCGTATGAGAAGAGGTTATCTTTATACTTACGCCTTAAAGCATGGTTTTAATAAACTCGCGATTGCTCATCATTTAGACGATGCAGCGGAGAGCTTTTTTATGAACTTTACATATAATGGTGCACTAAGGACGCTTGCTCCAAAATATACTGCAAAAAATGGAATCACGGTTATTAGACCGTTTATCTTCATTCGCGAGAGACAGCTTCGCGAAAATGCTATCAAAAATGAATTAAGAGTCATTGGCGATGAAGCATGCCCTGCAATGAGATTTGACGTAAAGATGCCGCATGCTAGATATGAAACCAAACAGCTTTTAGCGACTTTAGAAAAAGAAAATCCAAAGCTTTTTACTTCGCTAAAAGCAGCATTTGAAAATATCCATACTGATACTTTTTTTGCTCTCAATAGCAGTAGTGAAGAGTAA
- the accD gene encoding acetyl-CoA carboxylase, carboxyltransferase subunit beta yields MNFSDIFSKIRKAQPRPEEAPTHWVKCDNCHSLMYYKEVEACFNVCPKCGYHMRLKATDRINLICDEDSFVEFDANLKPVDPLNFVDKKSYKKRITENKEKTGRTSSVICGEGKCDGQEIQLVVFDFGFMGGSLASVEGEKIVRAIKRAIEKRQALVIVSASGGARMQESTFSLMQMSKTSAALKLLDEAKLPYISILTDPTMGGVSASFAWLGDLIIAEPGALIGFAGQRVIKQTIGADLPEGFQRAEFLLEHGLIDAIVPRSEHKKYISDMVKFLTNNKTIHQKNNQDESGNNFELKLKTKG; encoded by the coding sequence ATGAATTTCTCAGACATTTTTTCAAAGATAAGAAAAGCTCAACCTCGTCCAGAAGAAGCACCTACACACTGGGTAAAATGCGATAATTGTCACTCACTGATGTACTACAAAGAAGTTGAAGCTTGTTTTAATGTATGCCCAAAATGCGGTTATCATATGAGACTAAAAGCTACTGATCGCATAAATTTGATCTGTGATGAAGATAGCTTTGTAGAATTTGACGCAAATTTAAAACCGGTAGATCCATTAAATTTTGTTGATAAAAAATCATACAAAAAAAGAATCACAGAGAATAAAGAAAAAACAGGACGCACAAGCTCAGTGATATGCGGCGAAGGCAAATGCGACGGACAAGAGATACAGCTAGTTGTTTTTGACTTTGGTTTCATGGGTGGTTCGCTAGCTTCAGTTGAGGGTGAAAAGATCGTAAGAGCGATAAAACGAGCGATAGAAAAACGCCAAGCTTTAGTCATAGTGAGTGCTTCAGGTGGAGCTAGAATGCAAGAAAGTACATTCTCTTTGATGCAAATGTCAAAGACATCAGCTGCTTTAAAACTACTTGATGAAGCAAAACTACCTTACATCTCAATACTTACTGATCCGACAATGGGTGGCGTTAGTGCCTCTTTTGCTTGGCTTGGAGATCTAATAATCGCTGAACCTGGCGCTTTAATAGGCTTTGCTGGTCAAAGGGTCATCAAACAAACCATTGGTGCTGATTTACCAGAGGGATTTCAAAGAGCTGAGTTTTTATTAGAGCATGGCTTAATCGATGCTATTGTGCCAAGAAGCGAACATAAAAAATATATAAGCGATATGGTTAAATTTCTCACAAATAATAAGACAATACATCAAAAAAATAACCAAGATGAGAGTGGAAATAACTTTGAACTAAAGCTAAAAACCAAAGGCTAA
- the dksA gene encoding RNA polymerase-binding protein DksA has translation MTQTELNFFKKLLEERKLQIKKNIYDSSVEVNGLRDSGVSDEFDIASVNTDQLIEHSISTQQRAELSEIDEALEKIANKTYGICDMCEEEISIPRLKVKPHAKYCITCREIIEKTAKN, from the coding sequence ATGACACAAACTGAGCTAAATTTTTTTAAAAAATTACTTGAAGAAAGAAAATTACAGATCAAAAAAAACATCTATGATTCATCTGTTGAAGTAAATGGCTTAAGAGATAGTGGTGTAAGCGACGAGTTTGATATAGCCTCAGTAAATACAGACCAGCTAATAGAGCATTCCATCTCGACGCAACAAAGAGCAGAGCTATCAGAGATAGATGAAGCACTAGAGAAGATAGCAAATAAAACTTATGGAATTTGTGATATGTGCGAAGAGGAGATCAGCATACCACGATTAAAGGTAAAACCACATGCAAAATACTGCATAACTTGCCGTGAAATAATCGAAAAAACAGCAAAAAACTAA
- a CDS encoding FKBP-type peptidyl-prolyl cis-trans isomerase → MIVSKDQVITMFYELKDANTGEILESNMQEGGQISFITGHGHIIEKLEEEVSKLKSGERATISVKAAEGCGEYNNEAIQSLPKEQFAGIDLHEGMELFGQNEDGSSVRVIVKEIKDNEVTVDFNHPYAGKDLLFNVEVLEVRDATEDEKATGMVAGAHTCGCGGHDHEHEHECCGGHGHGHGHGHEDGGCGCGGHGHHHH, encoded by the coding sequence ATTATTGTGAGTAAAGATCAAGTTATAACTATGTTTTACGAACTAAAAGATGCTAATACTGGTGAAATTTTAGAGTCAAACATGCAAGAAGGTGGCCAAATTTCGTTTATAACAGGGCATGGCCATATTATAGAAAAGCTTGAAGAAGAAGTAAGCAAATTAAAATCAGGCGAAAGAGCAACTATAAGCGTAAAGGCAGCAGAGGGTTGTGGTGAATATAATAACGAAGCCATTCAGTCGTTACCAAAAGAGCAGTTTGCTGGTATAGATTTACATGAAGGAATGGAACTTTTTGGTCAAAATGAGGATGGCTCAAGCGTTCGTGTTATTGTTAAAGAGATCAAAGATAACGAAGTAACAGTTGATTTTAATCACCCATATGCTGGTAAAGATTTGTTATTTAATGTTGAAGTTTTAGAAGTCAGAGATGCGACAGAAGATGAAAAAGCAACAGGTATGGTAGCCGGGGCTCATACTTGCGGTTGCGGTGGTCACGATCATGAGCATGAACATGAGTGCTGCGGGGGTCATGGACATGGGCATGGACACGGACACGAGGATGGTGGTTGCGGTTGCGGTGGACACGGACATCACCATCATTAA